One Gloeothece verrucosa PCC 7822 DNA window includes the following coding sequences:
- a CDS encoding NADH-quinone oxidoreductase subunit M encodes MLSAFVWVPFLAAIAIAFLPMKVDGSQTRLITLVIAGGILLLNIILGFQFDPTNLQSQFSENIPWISSLGLNYHLGIDGLSFPLLFINSLLTLIAIYSSSQSLERPRFYYALLLILNGGVSGAFLAQDLLLFFLFYELEIIPLYFLIAIWGGQRRGYAAMKFLLYTALSGILVLVSFLGLVWLSGASSFDYEPLRSHTLPVETQIILLIPLLIGLGIKIPIFPFHTWLPDAHVEASTPISVLLAGVLLKLGTYGLLRFGIGLFLEGWVAIAPWMATLAAISALYGASCAIAQKDMKKVVAYSSIAHMAYILLAAAASTRLSILAAIYQMISHGLISAMLFLLVGVVYKKTGSRDVNYLQGLLNPERGLPVTGTLMILGVMASAGIPGMIGFIAEFLVFRGSFPIFPLQTLFCLIGSGLTAVYFLLMVNRVFFGRLTAELSKLPRVLWSERTPAMVLAILIILLGIQPNWMVRWSEPSAAMLLTGNDEIALVSH; translated from the coding sequence ATGCTCAGTGCTTTTGTCTGGGTTCCTTTCTTAGCAGCGATTGCCATTGCCTTTTTACCGATGAAAGTCGATGGAAGTCAAACTCGTTTAATCACTTTAGTGATTGCTGGTGGGATTTTATTGCTAAATATCATCTTGGGATTTCAATTTGACCCAACCAACCTACAATCGCAATTTTCAGAAAATATCCCCTGGATTAGTAGTTTAGGCTTGAACTATCATCTAGGAATTGATGGTCTATCTTTTCCTCTGCTGTTTATTAATAGTCTGTTGACCTTGATCGCTATTTATAGCAGCAGTCAATCCCTTGAGCGACCTCGTTTTTATTATGCTTTATTGTTGATCCTCAATGGTGGGGTATCAGGGGCATTTTTAGCTCAGGATTTGTTACTGTTTTTCCTGTTTTATGAACTGGAAATTATTCCTTTATATTTTTTAATCGCTATTTGGGGAGGACAACGACGCGGTTATGCGGCAATGAAATTTTTGCTGTATACTGCCCTTTCAGGCATTCTCGTTTTAGTATCTTTTTTAGGCTTGGTGTGGTTGAGCGGCGCTTCAAGTTTTGATTATGAACCTTTGCGTTCTCATACTTTACCGGTTGAAACTCAAATTATACTGTTAATTCCTCTGTTGATTGGGTTGGGAATTAAAATTCCTATCTTTCCTTTTCATACTTGGTTGCCGGATGCTCACGTAGAGGCTTCTACTCCAATTTCGGTCTTATTAGCGGGTGTTTTGTTGAAATTGGGAACTTATGGCTTATTACGCTTTGGAATAGGCTTATTCTTAGAAGGTTGGGTAGCGATTGCTCCCTGGATGGCCACATTAGCCGCCATTAGTGCTTTGTATGGGGCTTCCTGTGCTATTGCTCAAAAGGATATGAAGAAGGTGGTGGCCTATTCTTCCATTGCTCACATGGCCTATATTTTATTGGCGGCTGCCGCATCTACCCGCTTGAGTATTCTGGCAGCAATTTATCAAATGATTAGTCATGGCTTAATTTCTGCGATGTTGTTTTTGTTGGTGGGGGTAGTGTACAAGAAAACAGGTAGCCGCGATGTCAATTATTTACAGGGTTTGTTAAACCCAGAAAGAGGGTTACCCGTTACAGGTACTTTAATGATTTTAGGGGTGATGGCTAGTGCCGGAATTCCGGGAATGATCGGATTTATTGCTGAATTTCTGGTTTTCCGAGGAAGCTTTCCTATATTTCCCCTACAAACTTTATTCTGTTTAATTGGGAGTGGATTAACGGCTGTTTATTTCTTGTTAATGGTTAACCGCGTCTTTTTTGGTCGTCTGACGGCTGAATTATCGAAATTACCTCGGGTTTTGTGGTCTGAACGAACTCCGGCTATGGTTTTGGCAATATTAATTATCCTTTTAGGAATACAACCCAATTGGATGGTTCGTTGGAGTGAACCGAGTGCGGCGATGTTACTCACCGGCAATGATGAGATAGCTTTAGTGAGTCATTAG
- a CDS encoding NAD(P)H-quinone oxidoreductase subunit F → MSAFFLQSCWIIPFYGLFGSLLSLPWALGIIRRTGPRPAAYINLLMTVISLIHGSIAFSAIWQRQTQQQVFHWVTVADLDLYLSIELSPVSLGGLALITGISLLAQLYALGYMEKDWSLARFYGLMGVFEAALGGIALSDSLLLSYGLLEILTLSTYLLVGFWYAQPLVVTAARDAFLTKRVGDIILLMGLVALSSYGAGLTFSQLESWAGTFPLPPLTSALLGLSLIAGPTGKCAQFPLNLWLDEAMEGPNPAGIMRNSIVVSAGAYVLIKLQPVFSLSPVSSDALIILGSVTVIGTSLMALAQIDIKRTLSHSTSAYLGLVFIAVGLGHVDIAFLLLFSHAIAKALLFMSAGAIITTTSNQNITEMGGLWSRMPATTTSFVVGSAGLIALMPMGMFWTFQRWFNGSWAVDWWLLAIVIFVNFLSALNLTRVFRLVFLGQHQSKTRRTPEVPWPMAFPMVSLIIVTLIIPIAPIKWPLWLSPTAPLLDNNSLVIQWAVPLLIVSGLLGCIIGATVGLRRAWARPTLLSLRFLQDLFAYDFYLDKIYQYTVVAVVASLSKLASWFDRYIIDGLVNLISLATIFSGNALKYNVSGQSQFYLLTIIFGVGFLIWFALNGQWSIVTNYWSSLIGQ, encoded by the coding sequence ATGAGTGCTTTTTTTCTACAAAGCTGTTGGATTATTCCATTCTACGGCTTATTTGGCTCATTATTGAGTCTTCCTTGGGCTTTAGGGATTATTCGACGAACAGGACCTAGACCAGCCGCTTACATTAATTTGTTGATGACTGTCATCAGTCTGATTCATGGTTCGATTGCTTTTAGTGCGATTTGGCAACGACAAACTCAACAACAGGTGTTTCATTGGGTCACAGTGGCTGATCTAGACTTATATTTATCCATCGAACTTTCGCCGGTCTCACTAGGGGGACTCGCTTTAATCACGGGGATTAGTTTACTGGCCCAACTTTATGCCCTAGGATACATGGAAAAAGACTGGTCTTTAGCTAGATTCTACGGACTAATGGGAGTCTTTGAAGCGGCACTAGGGGGAATTGCGCTGAGTGATTCTTTATTACTGAGTTATGGACTCCTAGAAATTCTAACCCTATCAACTTATTTGTTAGTTGGATTCTGGTATGCTCAACCTTTAGTGGTAACGGCGGCTAGAGATGCTTTCTTAACTAAGCGGGTTGGAGATATTATTCTCCTGATGGGGTTAGTGGCTTTATCGAGTTATGGAGCCGGATTAACTTTTTCTCAGTTAGAATCTTGGGCAGGAACCTTTCCTTTGCCTCCTTTGACCTCAGCCTTATTAGGATTATCCCTGATTGCAGGTCCGACGGGTAAATGTGCCCAATTCCCTCTTAATCTGTGGTTGGATGAGGCGATGGAAGGCCCCAACCCTGCGGGGATTATGCGAAACTCCATTGTGGTTTCTGCCGGGGCTTATGTTCTGATTAAATTACAGCCAGTTTTTAGCCTCTCTCCGGTCTCTTCTGATGCGTTAATTATTCTGGGGAGTGTAACGGTGATTGGCACTTCTCTGATGGCCTTGGCTCAAATTGATATTAAACGGACTTTATCTCATTCCACCAGTGCCTATTTAGGATTAGTCTTTATTGCGGTTGGATTAGGACACGTTGATATCGCTTTTCTATTACTGTTTAGTCATGCTATCGCTAAAGCTCTCTTATTCATGAGTGCGGGCGCAATTATTACCACCACCAGTAACCAAAATATTACCGAAATGGGCGGATTATGGTCAAGAATGCCAGCGACTACCACCTCCTTTGTGGTGGGTTCTGCTGGATTAATTGCTTTAATGCCGATGGGTATGTTTTGGACTTTTCAGCGTTGGTTTAATGGTTCTTGGGCAGTAGACTGGTGGTTACTGGCTATTGTGATCTTTGTTAATTTCCTCAGTGCCTTAAATTTAACTCGGGTGTTCCGTTTAGTATTTCTGGGACAACATCAAAGTAAAACCCGTAGAACGCCGGAAGTTCCTTGGCCGATGGCTTTTCCGATGGTCAGTTTGATCATTGTGACTTTAATTATTCCCATCGCACCGATTAAATGGCCCTTGTGGCTGAGTCCCACTGCTCCTTTATTGGATAATAATAGTCTGGTGATTCAATGGGCAGTTCCCCTTTTAATCGTTTCTGGGTTATTGGGTTGTATTATAGGGGCAACGGTAGGATTACGACGGGCCTGGGCAAGACCAACCTTACTTTCTTTAAGATTTTTACAGGACTTATTTGCCTACGATTTTTATCTAGACAAAATCTATCAATACACGGTGGTTGCGGTAGTGGCCAGTCTATCTAAATTGGCTTCTTGGTTTGATCGCTATATTATTGATGGGCTGGTAAATTTGATCAGTTTAGCCACCATTTTTAGTGGCAATGCTCTTAAATATAATGTTTCTGGTCAATCCCAGTTTTATCTTCTCACCATTATTTTTGGTGTGGGTTTTCTAATTTGGTTTGCCCTTAATGGTCAGTGGTCAATTGTAACTAATTATTGGTCATCATTAATCGGTCAATAA
- a CDS encoding carbon dioxide-concentrating mechanism protein CcmK: MPIAVGMIETLGFPAVVEAADAMVKAARVTLVGYEKIGSGRVTVIVRGDVSEVQASVSAGIEAANRVNGGQVLSTHIIARPHENLEYVLPIRYTEEVEQFRAY; the protein is encoded by the coding sequence ATGCCAATTGCAGTAGGAATGATAGAAACCCTGGGTTTTCCGGCTGTTGTAGAAGCGGCGGATGCTATGGTAAAAGCCGCACGAGTAACCCTAGTGGGCTATGAAAAAATCGGCAGTGGACGAGTTACCGTAATTGTCCGGGGCGATGTTTCTGAAGTACAAGCTTCAGTATCTGCGGGCATAGAAGCAGCCAACCGAGTTAATGGAGGTCAAGTGCTGTCAACTCATATTATTGCTCGCCCTCACGAAAACCTAGAATATGTACTGCCCATTCGCTACACCGAAGAAGTAGAACAATTCCGAGCTTACTAG
- a CDS encoding carbon dioxide-concentrating mechanism protein CcmK — protein sequence MSIAVGMVETLGFPAVVEAADAMVKAARVTLVGYEKIGSGRVTVIVRGDVSEVQASVAAGVENVARVNGGQVLSTHIIARPHENLEYVLPIRYTEEVEQFRAY from the coding sequence ATGTCAATTGCAGTAGGAATGGTAGAAACATTAGGGTTCCCTGCCGTAGTAGAAGCGGCAGATGCGATGGTAAAAGCCGCACGAGTAACCCTAGTGGGCTATGAAAAAATCGGCAGTGGACGAGTTACCGTAATTGTGCGAGGAGATGTATCAGAAGTACAGGCATCCGTAGCCGCCGGTGTAGAAAACGTGGCAAGAGTGAACGGAGGTCAAGTGCTGTCAACTCATATTATTGCTCGCCCTCATGAAAATCTAGAATATGTACTACCCATTCGCTACACCGAAGAAGTAGAACAATTCCGAGCTTACTAA
- a CDS encoding carbon dioxide-concentrating mechanism protein CcmK, which yields MSIAVGMVETLGFPAVVEAADAMVKAARVTLVGYEKIGTGRVTVIVRGDVSEVQASVAAGIANAGRVNGGKVLSTHIIARPHENLEYVLPIRYTEAVEQFRESVNPQPLRRI from the coding sequence ATGTCAATTGCAGTAGGAATGGTAGAAACATTAGGGTTCCCTGCCGTAGTAGAAGCGGCAGATGCGATGGTAAAAGCCGCACGAGTAACCCTAGTGGGCTATGAAAAAATCGGTACCGGACGTGTTACCGTAATTGTGCGAGGAGATGTATCAGAAGTACAGGCATCCGTAGCCGCCGGTATCGCTAACGCCGGACGAGTCAACGGAGGAAAAGTTCTGTCAACCCATATCATTGCCCGTCCCCACGAAAACCTAGAATATGTACTGCCCATTCGATATACAGAAGCGGTTGAACAATTTCGGGAAAGCGTAAACCCCCAACCCCTAAGAAGAATCTAA
- a CDS encoding EutN/CcmL family microcompartment protein, with protein sequence MQIAKVRGTVVSTHKSRSLTGVKFLLVQYINAEGELMPKYEVAGDTVGAGVNEWVLVSRGGAARVESGQGEKPLDAMVVGIIDTINVDNRLLYSKKDEYRPN encoded by the coding sequence ATGCAAATTGCCAAAGTTCGAGGCACAGTTGTTAGCACCCACAAATCCCGCAGTCTCACAGGGGTAAAATTTTTACTCGTTCAGTATATTAATGCTGAAGGAGAATTAATGCCCAAATATGAGGTAGCCGGCGATACAGTCGGAGCGGGGGTCAATGAATGGGTGCTAGTTTCTAGAGGTGGAGCCGCCCGTGTAGAAAGCGGCCAAGGCGAAAAACCCCTAGATGCTATGGTCGTGGGGATTATAGATACTATCAACGTTGATAATCGTTTGCTATATAGCAAAAAAGACGAATATCGACCTAATTAG
- a CDS encoding ribulose bisphosphate carboxylase small subunit, whose amino-acid sequence MAVRTIAAPPTPWSKNLAEPQIDESAYVHSFSNLIGDVKVGPNVLIAPGTSIRADEGTPFYIGESTNIQDGVVIHGLEKGRVVGDDSKEYSVWIGKQSCITHLALIHGPAYIGDECFIGFRSTVFNARVGRGCIIMMHALIQDVEIPPGKYVPSGAIITNQQQADRLPDVNESDRAFANHVVEINEALRAGYRCAEDLACINPIRENLNEVTEGIKETNYKNSVETMSVNPDIRSQVRSLLSQGCIIGAEHADQRRFKTKSWLSCGQINSNREDQVLREIDAWLQEYQGEYVRLIGVDAHAKRRVSETIIQRPSDTPVQAAPSAARATVSYSKPASNSQSDIGTELVGQIRSILKQGYKIGTEFANERRFRTKSWITGPAIETQKDTVALQEIESVLADHRGEYVRLIAVDPTGKRRIMETIIQRPDGDTTVHTNGNGNGNGKAKTAPSSNGRQASATVSSGGLTPEVIAQVRSLLAQGLTIGTEHADQRRFKTKSWHTCSPIDSRNESQVLAALQDCLNEHEGEYVRLLGIDAQAKRRVVETIIQRPGDKTQNATKPAATQSTYSPYSSTASQPSSAAKSSNSSLSSDIISQVRSIISQGLTIGTEHADKRRFKTKSWQSCSPIDSNRESEVLAALEACLQEHEGEYVRLLGIDAQAKRRVIETIIQRP is encoded by the coding sequence ATGGCAGTCCGCACCATAGCGGCTCCTCCGACTCCCTGGTCAAAAAACTTAGCCGAACCGCAAATTGATGAGAGTGCTTATGTACATTCTTTTTCAAACCTCATTGGCGACGTTAAAGTTGGCCCAAATGTCCTGATCGCCCCAGGAACTTCGATCCGTGCAGATGAAGGAACACCCTTCTACATCGGAGAAAGTACCAATATTCAAGATGGGGTGGTCATTCATGGGTTAGAAAAAGGTCGGGTAGTCGGGGATGATAGCAAAGAATATTCGGTCTGGATCGGGAAACAGAGTTGTATTACCCATCTGGCCCTGATTCATGGACCAGCTTATATCGGGGATGAATGCTTCATCGGCTTTCGCTCAACCGTATTTAACGCTCGAGTCGGACGAGGCTGCATTATTATGATGCACGCCTTAATTCAAGATGTAGAAATCCCGCCCGGAAAATATGTTCCTTCAGGAGCAATTATTACCAACCAACAACAGGCAGACCGTCTTCCCGATGTGAACGAGAGCGATCGCGCTTTTGCCAATCATGTCGTAGAAATCAATGAAGCTTTAAGGGCCGGCTATCGATGTGCCGAGGATTTAGCCTGTATTAATCCCATTCGAGAAAATCTCAACGAAGTTACAGAAGGCATTAAAGAGACTAACTATAAAAATTCGGTGGAAACTATGAGTGTAAATCCAGACATTAGATCTCAAGTCCGTTCTCTGCTGTCTCAAGGCTGTATCATTGGAGCCGAACACGCAGATCAGCGTCGTTTTAAAACCAAATCTTGGCTCAGTTGCGGACAAATTAACTCAAATCGAGAAGACCAAGTGCTACGAGAAATCGACGCTTGGTTACAAGAATATCAAGGGGAATACGTCCGTTTAATTGGAGTTGATGCTCATGCTAAACGGCGGGTTAGTGAAACCATTATTCAACGCCCCAGCGACACCCCCGTTCAAGCTGCCCCCAGTGCGGCTCGAGCAACGGTGAGCTACAGTAAACCCGCTTCTAACAGTCAGAGTGATATTGGCACAGAGCTAGTCGGTCAAATACGCTCAATCCTCAAACAAGGCTATAAAATCGGCACAGAATTTGCCAATGAGCGCCGTTTTCGCACTAAATCTTGGATCACGGGTCCCGCGATTGAAACCCAAAAAGACACTGTAGCACTACAAGAAATCGAATCCGTTCTCGCTGATCACAGAGGAGAATATGTTCGTCTGATCGCCGTTGATCCGACAGGAAAACGCCGCATTATGGAAACCATTATCCAACGCCCAGACGGAGATACAACAGTTCACACCAATGGCAATGGAAACGGTAATGGAAAAGCGAAAACCGCTCCTTCAAGCAACGGAAGACAAGCGAGTGCAACCGTTAGCAGTGGCGGCTTAACGCCTGAAGTCATTGCCCAAGTGCGCTCCCTGCTCGCCCAAGGCTTAACCATCGGCACAGAACACGCTGATCAACGTCGCTTTAAAACTAAATCTTGGCACACCTGTAGCCCCATTGATAGCCGCAACGAATCACAAGTTTTAGCGGCTCTCCAAGATTGTTTGAATGAACATGAAGGAGAATATGTCCGTTTATTAGGAATTGATGCCCAGGCTAAACGGCGGGTAGTAGAAACCATCATTCAACGTCCGGGGGATAAAACCCAAAATGCGACAAAACCCGCCGCCACTCAAAGCACTTACTCTCCCTATTCTTCCACAGCCAGTCAGCCCAGTAGTGCGGCTAAATCGAGCAATAGCAGCCTAAGTTCTGACATTATTAGCCAAGTGCGCTCGATTATCTCCCAAGGTTTAACCATTGGCACAGAACACGCTGATAAGCGTCGCTTTAAGACCAAATCTTGGCAATCTTGCAGCCCCATTGACAGCAACCGAGAATCAGAAGTCTTAGCTGCCTTAGAAGCTTGTTTACAAGAACATGAAGGAGAATATGTCCGTTTATTAGGGATTGATGCCCAAGCCAAACGGCGAGTCATAGAAACTATTATTCAACGCCCCTAG
- a CDS encoding carbon dioxide concentrating mechanism protein, whose protein sequence is MHLPPVQPVSVSEIYVSGDVIIHDSAVVAPGTILQAAPNSRIVIGAGACIGMGVVLNAYRGEIEIESGAVLGSGVLILGTGKIGKNACVGSLTTLLNSSIEPMAVITAGSLIGDTTRSFTPEPETTNGNGAKQPDFSKLNRPEKIQEELPPIVASPPKEHPSVVELESDPWTIDPIDDDQSSSKSDSVLSNTQVHEPEPATETRVEVTPQPPDLEPTEQSKQAPVVGQIYINQLLLTLFPERRFFQNLDQKNQSLHSEENSQ, encoded by the coding sequence ATGCACTTACCGCCTGTTCAACCTGTTAGCGTTTCCGAAATTTATGTGAGTGGTGATGTGATCATTCATGACAGTGCGGTAGTAGCTCCAGGAACCATTTTACAAGCCGCCCCCAATAGCCGTATTGTCATAGGAGCAGGTGCTTGTATCGGTATGGGAGTCGTCTTAAATGCTTACCGAGGGGAGATCGAAATCGAAAGTGGTGCTGTTTTAGGGTCAGGCGTTTTAATCCTTGGAACCGGAAAAATCGGTAAAAATGCCTGTGTGGGTTCTTTGACCACCCTTTTAAATAGTTCAATTGAACCAATGGCGGTCATTACTGCTGGTTCACTGATAGGAGACACAACTCGATCCTTTACTCCTGAACCCGAAACAACTAATGGTAATGGAGCAAAACAACCCGACTTTTCTAAGCTCAACCGACCAGAAAAGATACAGGAAGAATTACCCCCAATAGTGGCATCACCACCCAAAGAACATCCATCAGTTGTAGAACTTGAATCTGATCCTTGGACTATAGATCCTATAGATGATGATCAATCGTCGTCAAAATCTGATAGTGTATTGAGTAATACTCAAGTCCATGAACCTGAACCGGCAACCGAAACACGAGTTGAGGTCACACCCCAACCGCCAGATCTCGAACCTACTGAACAGTCAAAACAAGCGCCGGTCGTCGGTCAAATCTATATCAATCAACTTTTGTTGACCTTGTTTCCAGAACGTCGGTTTTTTCAAAATCTTGACCAAAAAAATCAATCTTTACATTCCGAGGAAAACTCACAGTAA
- a CDS encoding form I ribulose bisphosphate carboxylase large subunit, which produces MVQSKAKGGFQAGVKDYRLTYYTPDYTPKDTDLLACFRVTPQPGVPPEEAGAAVAAESSTGTWTTVWTDGLTDLDRYKGRCYDIEPVPNEDNQYFCFVAYPLDLFEEGSVTNILTSIVGNVFGFKALRALRLEDIRFPVALLKTFQGPPHGITVERDKLNKYGRPLLGCTIKPKLGLSAKNYGRAVYECLRGGLDFTKDDENINSQPFMRWRDRFLFVQEAIEKAQAETNEIKGHYLNVTAGTLEEMMKRAEFAKEIKTPIIMHDYLTGGFTANTTLAKFCRDNGLLLHIHRAMHAVIDRQKNHGIHFRVLAKCLRMSGGDHLHSGTVVGKLEGERGITMGFVDLMREDYVEEDRARGIFFTQDWASMPGVMPVASGGIHVWHMPALVEIFGDDSCLQFGGGTLGHPWGNAPGATANRVALEACIQARNEGRSLAREGNEVIREAARWSPELAAACELWKEIKFEFEAMDTL; this is translated from the coding sequence ATGGTGCAATCTAAAGCTAAAGGAGGGTTTCAGGCTGGAGTTAAGGACTACCGCCTAACCTACTACACCCCCGACTATACCCCCAAAGATACCGACCTTCTCGCTTGCTTCCGCGTAACACCTCAGCCCGGTGTTCCTCCTGAAGAAGCTGGCGCAGCAGTAGCGGCTGAATCTTCTACAGGAACCTGGACCACCGTTTGGACAGACGGGTTAACCGACTTAGATCGTTACAAAGGACGTTGCTACGACATCGAACCAGTTCCCAACGAAGATAATCAATATTTCTGTTTTGTTGCTTATCCTCTAGATCTATTTGAAGAAGGATCTGTTACCAACATTCTCACCTCTATTGTGGGTAACGTTTTCGGGTTCAAGGCTCTGCGGGCACTGCGTTTAGAAGATATCCGCTTCCCCGTTGCACTTCTCAAGACCTTCCAAGGACCTCCTCACGGGATTACCGTTGAACGCGATAAATTAAACAAATATGGTCGTCCTTTACTCGGCTGTACCATCAAACCCAAACTCGGTTTATCCGCTAAAAACTACGGTCGTGCAGTTTATGAGTGTCTTCGTGGTGGTTTAGACTTCACCAAAGACGACGAAAATATTAACTCTCAGCCTTTCATGCGCTGGCGCGATCGTTTCCTCTTCGTACAAGAAGCGATCGAAAAAGCACAAGCTGAAACCAACGAGATCAAAGGGCACTACCTCAACGTAACTGCCGGTACTCTCGAAGAAATGATGAAGCGGGCTGAATTCGCTAAAGAAATCAAAACCCCCATCATCATGCACGACTACCTGACGGGTGGTTTTACCGCTAACACCACTCTGGCAAAATTCTGTCGTGACAACGGCCTATTACTCCACATCCACCGCGCGATGCACGCCGTTATCGACCGTCAAAAGAATCACGGTATCCACTTCCGTGTCTTAGCGAAATGTTTACGGATGTCTGGTGGTGACCACCTCCACTCTGGAACCGTTGTCGGTAAGCTCGAAGGTGAACGCGGTATCACGATGGGATTCGTTGACCTCATGCGTGAGGACTACGTTGAAGAAGATCGCGCACGCGGTATTTTCTTCACCCAAGACTGGGCTTCTATGCCTGGTGTAATGCCCGTTGCTTCTGGCGGTATCCACGTATGGCATATGCCCGCCCTCGTTGAAATCTTCGGCGATGATTCTTGCTTACAGTTCGGTGGTGGTACACTCGGACACCCCTGGGGTAATGCTCCTGGTGCAACTGCTAACCGTGTCGCTCTCGAAGCTTGTATCCAAGCTCGTAACGAAGGTCGCTCCCTCGCTCGTGAAGGTAACGAAGTTATCCGCGAAGCCGCTCGCTGGAGTCCTGAATTAGCCGCAGCTTGTGAACTGTGGAAAGAAATTAAGTTCGAGTTTGAGGCAATGGATACACTGTAA
- the rcbX gene encoding RuBisCO chaperone RbcX — protein sequence MYPKKIAADTAKVLQSYLTYQAVRTIIDQLSETNPTQAIWLTQYTSTHRIQDGEAYLEELMAENKELVLRIMTVREHLAETVLDFLPEMVKTGITQANIGHRRQLLERLTQSQPANSTPQVETSESELDLDNPHN from the coding sequence ATGTACCCAAAAAAGATAGCAGCAGATACGGCTAAGGTTTTACAAAGTTACCTGACTTATCAGGCTGTCCGCACCATCATTGATCAATTATCAGAAACTAATCCGACTCAGGCTATTTGGCTGACTCAGTATACTTCAACCCATAGAATACAGGATGGAGAAGCTTACTTAGAAGAGTTAATGGCAGAGAATAAAGAATTAGTGCTGAGGATCATGACGGTAAGAGAACATCTTGCGGAAACGGTGCTGGATTTCTTGCCGGAGATGGTCAAGACAGGAATAACTCAGGCTAATATAGGACACCGCCGCCAACTGTTAGAACGTCTTACCCAGTCCCAACCCGCAAATTCTACCCCTCAAGTCGAGACATCTGAGTCTGAATTAGACCTTGATAATCCCCATAACTGA
- a CDS encoding ribulose bisphosphate carboxylase small subunit, protein MKTLPKERRYETLSYLPPLTDQQIVKQIQYILDQGFIPAVEFEENPKPTDHYWTLWKLPLFSASTPQDVLAEVRECRSEYPSYYIRVIGFDNIKQCQTMSFIVHKPNTGRF, encoded by the coding sequence ATGAAAACTTTACCTAAAGAGCGTCGTTACGAAACTCTCTCTTACTTACCCCCTCTAACCGATCAGCAAATCGTTAAGCAAATCCAATATATTTTGGATCAAGGGTTTATTCCTGCCGTTGAATTTGAAGAAAATCCCAAGCCTACTGATCACTACTGGACTCTGTGGAAGCTGCCTTTATTTAGCGCTTCTACTCCTCAAGATGTTTTAGCTGAAGTTCGGGAATGTCGTTCTGAGTATCCTAGCTACTACATTCGCGTGATTGGATTTGACAATATCAAACAATGTCAAACCATGAGCTTTATCGTTCACAAGCCTAACACTGGTCGTTTCTAA
- a CDS encoding Uma2 family endonuclease: MPTTAIRLQLKPGQKVTLQPVSWQGFEEIMTDLGERRSSRIAYANGIMEIMTPLPEHERAKISLADWVKTLLRIQKRRWEPLGSTTFKREDMAAGIEPDECFYIQNYKAVIGKERLDLTVDPPPDLAIETDLTSKTELAAYEALRVPEVWIYERGNLKINVLQGNSYVESQDSPTFPNIAVVEIIPEFMQRVREVGVSQALEEFEIFMGEIIKK; this comes from the coding sequence ATGCCAACAACTGCCATTAGGCTACAGTTAAAACCAGGCCAAAAAGTGACCCTACAACCCGTTTCTTGGCAAGGGTTTGAAGAAATTATGACTGATTTAGGAGAGCGGCGCTCGTCTCGAATTGCTTATGCTAACGGGATTATGGAAATTATGACACCCCTACCAGAACACGAGAGAGCAAAAATTTCCCTAGCAGATTGGGTCAAAACTCTACTGAGAATCCAGAAACGTCGATGGGAACCTCTTGGCTCTACTACCTTTAAAAGAGAGGACATGGCGGCAGGAATCGAACCGGATGAATGCTTCTATATCCAAAACTACAAGGCTGTAATTGGTAAGGAGCGATTGGATTTGACGGTAGATCCACCTCCAGATCTAGCAATTGAAACCGATCTCACCTCGAAGACTGAACTTGCCGCTTATGAAGCCTTAAGAGTACCAGAAGTCTGGATCTACGAGAGAGGCAATCTAAAAATCAATGTTCTGCAAGGAAATAGCTATGTTGAGTCCCAAGATAGCCCCACATTTCCCAACATAGCCGTTGTAGAGATTATTCCCGAATTTATGCAACGAGTTAGAGAGGTTGGAGTCAGCCAAGCTTTGGAAGAGTTTGAGATATTTATGGGGGAAATAATAAAAAAATAA